The nucleotide window ACCATTCCTTCCTTTTGCTTGTCGATTGGTTTTCCTCTTAGCGCCTCTACCGCAAAGAAGGTCAACCTTCCACCATCAAGTGCCGGGAATGGCAGGAGATTCATGATTCCCAGGTTAATACTTAGGATCGCAGCCCATTTCATAAGGTAGAAGATACCGGATTTGGCAACCGTGTCAGTTGAGACATAAATGCCCACAGGTCCTGAAAGAGCATCTATTGAAAATTGGCCGGTCAACAATTTGCCTAGCATAGAAAAGATTTCTACTGTCCAGAAATAAGTTTCCTTCACACCGTAGGTAAGGGACTTTAGCGGTGATTTTTCCACAGGGTTGTATACACCGATTAATCCGATTTTCTCCCCCTCAACATCTTGTGTCGCAGGTGTAACCGGAACCTCCACACTCTCTCCATCACGCACAATCGAGAAGTCCAGTTCATTTCCTGGATTCTTTCGAATGATTTCCACAACATCCTGCCAGCTGGAAACTTCAGACCCCTCAATGCTGTTGACAACATCCCCTTCTTGAAGTCCTGCCTTGAGCGCACTACCATCTGGAGTAAGTTTACCCAACTCAGGTTCATTCGATGGGATTCCCTGGAACAAAGCAAGGATGATGAAGATAACCATTGCCAGGATAAAGTTCATCATCGGTCCAGCAAAGATTGCCATCGTTCTTTGTCCAAGCGTTTTGGAACCGAATTGCCTGTCATATGGAGCAATTTGCGTCTCTACACTGTTCTCGA belongs to Mesobacillus subterraneus and includes:
- the rseP gene encoding RIP metalloprotease RseP, which gives rise to MNTVIAFIVIFGALVFFHELGHLIFAKRAGILCREFAIGFGPKVFSFKKNETTYTIRLLPIGGFVRMAGEDPEMIEIKPGHRIGLLFNKSEEVQKIILNNKEKYPDARIVEVEKADIERELFIKGYEEGEDDSKLASFSISKTAVLVENSVETQIAPYDRQFGSKTLGQRTMAIFAGPMMNFILAMVIFIILALFQGIPSNEPELGKLTPDGSALKAGLQEGDVVNSIEGSEVSSWQDVVEIIRKNPGNELDFSIVRDGESVEVPVTPATQDVEGEKIGLIGVYNPVEKSPLKSLTYGVKETYFWTVEIFSMLGKLLTGQFSIDALSGPVGIYVSTDTVAKSGIFYLMKWAAILSINLGIMNLLPFPALDGGRLTFFAVEALRGKPIDKQKEGMVHFVGFALLMLLMLVVTWNDIQRFFL